In a single window of the Novosphingobium sp. IK01 genome:
- a CDS encoding VOC family protein, producing MTQFLHTMIRVTDPDATVAFFNLLGLEETRRFSSEQGRFTLIYLAAPGQDCEVELTWNWPAQDGSAETYTGGRNFGHLAFGVENIYATCQTLADAGVVINRPPRDGHMAFVKTPDGISIELLQKGTHLAPAEPWASMPNTGSW from the coding sequence GTGACCCAGTTCCTGCACACCATGATCCGCGTGACCGATCCCGATGCGACGGTCGCTTTCTTCAACCTGCTCGGGCTGGAGGAAACCCGCCGCTTTTCGAGCGAACAGGGCCGCTTCACGCTGATCTATCTGGCCGCGCCCGGCCAGGATTGCGAAGTGGAGCTGACCTGGAACTGGCCCGCGCAGGACGGCAGCGCCGAAACCTATACCGGCGGGCGCAACTTCGGCCATCTGGCGTTCGGGGTCGAGAATATCTACGCCACCTGCCAGACGCTGGCCGATGCCGGGGTGGTGATCAACCGTCCCCCGCGCGACGGCCACATGGCCTTCGTCAAGACGCCCGACGGCATCTCGATCGAGCTGCTGCAAAAGGGCACCCACCTCGCACCGGCCGAACCCTGGGCCTCGATGCCCAACACCGGCAGCTGGTAA